Proteins encoded within one genomic window of Formosa agariphila KMM 3901:
- a CDS encoding peptidylprolyl isomerase, with the protein MSAVLCNAQDSFDGTIDDVATSEQAKIFIKQNKDLKGKYFVFNKEKHNTTLAKELFEMPVGRSKVYENEFNKTTYKIIDKHETTYYRASYIFIDSEGLDETDLKRLKQTIYSKFNQGQHFNDLVQRYSMDKNASRGGDTGWFINGKMPIEVEEELIKNNKNHYLNKLFTVDIPEKNWHYIILKTEEPKPIEEIQVIKITEAY; encoded by the coding sequence TTGAGCGCTGTATTATGTAATGCTCAAGATTCTTTTGATGGTACCATAGACGATGTTGCCACATCTGAACAAGCAAAAATTTTTATTAAACAAAACAAAGACCTTAAAGGAAAGTATTTTGTTTTCAACAAAGAAAAACACAATACTACCCTAGCAAAAGAACTTTTTGAAATGCCTGTTGGACGTTCAAAAGTATATGAAAATGAATTTAACAAGACTACCTATAAAATTATAGACAAACACGAAACTACCTACTACCGTGCTAGCTATATTTTTATTGATAGCGAAGGATTAGATGAAACAGATTTAAAACGCCTTAAGCAAACTATTTATTCTAAATTTAATCAAGGTCAGCATTTTAACGATTTAGTTCAACGTTATTCTATGGATAAAAATGCATCACGTGGTGGCGATACTGGATGGTTTATTAATGGAAAAATGCCAATAGAAGTTGAAGAAGAATTAATTAAGAACAATAAAAATCATTACTTAAACAAACTGTTTACAGTAGATATTCCTGAAAAAAATTGGCACTATATTATTTTAAAAACAGAAGAGCCTAAACCTATTGAAGAAATTCAGGTTATAAAAATTACCGAAGCCTATTAA
- a CDS encoding translocation/assembly module TamB domain-containing protein, with product MAAIILLLFIILILILAIPGVQTRLGKYATSKLNESFDTHINIGAVGLHFNGDVQVKHVYIEDYRQDTLISAKLLETHIVNFRNLYNGRLVFSEIELTDLDFNIKTYKDEEQTNLDVFVARFDNDNNDDTPSNFLLSSSDVSIYNGRFTFVNENLDTPEVMVFNDITINGSNFLIHGPKVSTRINTLEFTDSRGLHVENMSTNFAYTLNDITFANLDLRTEESTLKGDVRFEFNREDLSAFTDKVQVNANITSADVAFNDLNYFYNEFGVNQSADFSVLLTGTLNDLNLDGLNLKTNRGSRIIGDFNFKNLFNRTDNSFYMNGQFSRLSSNYRDLITVLPKLLGQTIPSNFERFGNFNITGTSEITTSRINADLRLNTALGLVESDLVLTNINNIDLASYKGNIRVTDFDLGTFIDQAQFGNTSLDIDVDGSGFTKESVDTKVNGEVFYMVYNNYSYHDINVLGNFKSSIYNGNLVSNDPNFKLDFNGAADFSNRTKMVDFVADVQYADLKALNFVKRDTLSMFKGIVEIRAIGTSINDVEGLISISDANYLNEHDNYIFDDFTVTSVFRDSIRHVTVDSPDIVEGEMSGVFRFRDIETMFRNSIGTIYSNFDSYPVQKNQYLDFNFTIYNKIVEVFYPNIALGKNTFISGHVQSNQESVNFKFKSPEIKLYDYFASDIEIDINNTNPLFNTYIEIDSIYTKFYDVSRFSLVNKTINDTLFMRTEFQGGTRDDDVFNLNFYHTINAENNSVFGFKKSDVTFKNNTWLINADRDTLNKIEFSRDLQNISIDKLAMSLDDELISLEGFLVDSTSKDLKLTFDKVDLEKVTPKFDSLNLGGILNGKVDIVQKNGNYIPSSDVSIDFLEVNGFRLGSFSGNITGNENLTRYFVNAKIKNDSTNSFSAIGYIDALNNQSYIDVDLLFDNFDLKPFSPLGKDVISDIRGFVSGNAKLIGDLNKPAYEGVLNLNEAGLLVPLLNTNFNFDNGSRVLLKNQEFTFDDIKITDNAFNTKGVLGGFIKHNNFSEWVLGLDIKTDRLLVLNTPYVEDALYYGTGYIGGSASIKGPTEELSISVIGETKPGTVFKIPMNDSESFGDNTFIHFLSPEEKQAKLEGKELFIKDIKGLELDFDLEVNKNAEIEIVMDRDSGSTIKGRGIGGLLIEINTNGKFNIYGDFSVFQGVYNFMYGGIVQKEFTVEPGGTLAWDGDPLGARIDLKAIYKTQANPSPLLDNPINKSIPVNVEIELTEQLEKPEVNFGFEFPNVNSTVKSELTYRLESKEDRDNQALYLLTTGSFSSGLTSLNPYGTLTERLNGIVNGLFSESDNKLNIGLNYELGENNPDYQTDDRFGVTLQTKISERVMINGNVDVPVGGVSQTVIAGDIEVNFLLNEEGTLTANVFNRENSIQDFGDKVGYTQGVGISYNIDFDTFRELIQKIFYGEMNKSEGENSENETPKPTGTLPAYIIMKTDISEE from the coding sequence TTGGCAGCTATCATTTTGCTGCTCTTTATTATTTTAATTCTGATTTTAGCTATTCCAGGTGTTCAAACACGATTAGGAAAATATGCGACTTCTAAATTAAATGAGTCCTTCGATACGCATATAAATATTGGAGCTGTAGGACTTCATTTTAACGGCGATGTTCAGGTAAAGCACGTGTATATTGAAGATTATAGACAAGATACTTTAATTAGTGCGAAGCTTTTAGAAACACATATTGTAAATTTTAGAAATTTATACAATGGGAGATTGGTGTTTTCTGAAATTGAATTAACCGATTTAGATTTTAATATAAAAACATATAAAGACGAAGAACAAACTAATTTAGATGTGTTTGTGGCACGTTTTGATAACGATAATAACGACGATACACCAAGCAATTTTCTCTTGTCTTCTAGCGATGTATCGATTTATAATGGCCGATTTACGTTTGTAAATGAAAATTTAGACACTCCAGAAGTCATGGTTTTTAATGACATTACTATTAATGGTTCTAATTTTTTAATTCATGGTCCAAAAGTATCTACACGAATAAATACTTTAGAATTTACAGATAGTCGCGGTCTTCATGTAGAAAATATGAGTACTAATTTTGCGTACACCTTAAACGATATCACGTTTGCAAACTTAGATTTAAGAACCGAAGAGTCGACTTTAAAAGGCGATGTTAGGTTTGAATTTAATCGTGAAGACTTAAGTGCTTTTACAGATAAAGTTCAGGTAAATGCCAATATTACTTCTGCAGATGTAGCGTTCAACGATTTAAATTATTTTTACAATGAATTTGGAGTCAATCAGAGTGCCGATTTTTCAGTACTATTAACAGGTACTTTAAACGATTTAAATCTTGATGGTTTAAATTTAAAAACGAACAGAGGCTCCCGAATTATTGGAGATTTCAATTTTAAAAACCTATTTAATCGTACAGATAATAGTTTTTATATGAACGGGCAATTTTCTAGATTGTCTTCTAACTATCGCGATTTAATAACGGTATTACCTAAACTTTTAGGACAAACCATTCCATCTAATTTCGAACGGTTTGGTAATTTTAATATCACGGGAACTTCAGAAATAACAACTTCTAGAATCAATGCCGATTTACGACTTAATACCGCTTTAGGTTTAGTCGAGTCCGATTTGGTGTTAACCAACATAAATAATATAGATCTTGCTTCTTATAAAGGAAATATACGGGTAACAGATTTCGATTTAGGAACGTTTATAGATCAAGCTCAGTTTGGGAATACTTCATTAGATATCGATGTCGATGGTAGTGGTTTTACCAAAGAAAGCGTAGATACCAAAGTAAATGGAGAAGTGTTTTATATGGTATATAATAACTATTCGTATCACGATATTAATGTTTTAGGGAATTTTAAGAGCAGTATATATAATGGGAATTTAGTGAGTAACGACCCTAATTTTAAACTCGACTTTAACGGTGCAGCCGATTTTTCTAACCGCACCAAAATGGTAGATTTCGTTGCAGATGTACAATATGCCGATTTAAAAGCGCTTAATTTTGTTAAACGCGATACCTTATCGATGTTTAAAGGTATTGTTGAAATTCGTGCCATAGGTACATCTATAAACGATGTAGAAGGATTAATAAGTATTTCTGATGCAAATTATTTAAACGAACACGACAATTACATTTTCGACGATTTTACGGTAACGTCTGTTTTTAGAGATTCTATTAGACATGTAACAGTAGATTCTCCAGATATTGTAGAAGGAGAAATGAGTGGTGTGTTTAGGTTTAGAGATATAGAAACCATGTTTAGAAATTCTATTGGAACAATTTACAGTAATTTCGATTCTTATCCAGTACAAAAAAATCAATATCTAGATTTTAACTTTACCATTTATAATAAGATTGTAGAAGTCTTTTATCCCAATATAGCGCTTGGAAAAAACACATTTATAAGCGGTCATGTACAAAGTAATCAAGAGTCTGTTAACTTTAAGTTTAAATCGCCAGAGATTAAGCTGTACGATTATTTTGCGAGTGATATAGAAATCGATATTAATAATACCAATCCTTTATTTAATACCTATATAGAGATTGATAGTATTTACACTAAGTTTTACGATGTGTCTAGGTTTTCTCTAGTAAACAAAACAATTAACGACACCTTATTTATGCGTACAGAATTTCAAGGAGGAACGCGAGATGACGATGTGTTTAACTTAAACTTTTACCATACTATTAATGCCGAAAATAATTCGGTGTTTGGATTTAAAAAATCCGACGTTACATTTAAAAACAATACGTGGTTAATTAATGCAGACCGCGATACACTTAATAAAATTGAATTTTCTAGAGATTTACAAAATATAAGCATAGATAAACTGGCAATGTCTCTAGATGATGAATTGATTTCTTTAGAAGGTTTTTTAGTAGATTCAACATCGAAAGATTTAAAACTAACGTTCGATAAAGTCGATTTAGAAAAGGTTACGCCTAAGTTCGACAGTTTAAACTTAGGAGGTATATTAAATGGTAAAGTCGATATTGTTCAGAAAAACGGAAACTATATTCCAAGTTCAGATGTTTCTATAGATTTTCTTGAAGTAAATGGCTTTAGATTAGGTTCGTTTTCAGGAAACATTACAGGAAACGAAAACTTAACACGATATTTTGTAAATGCGAAAATTAAAAACGATTCCACAAATTCATTCTCTGCAATTGGTTATATCGATGCTCTAAATAATCAGTCGTATATCGATGTCGATTTACTATTCGATAATTTCGACTTAAAACCATTTAGTCCGCTAGGAAAAGATGTAATTAGTGATATACGAGGATTTGTATCTGGAAATGCCAAACTAATTGGAGATTTAAATAAACCGGCTTATGAAGGTGTCCTGAATTTAAATGAAGCAGGACTGTTGGTTCCCTTGTTAAACACAAATTTTAATTTTGATAATGGTTCGCGAGTACTTCTAAAAAATCAAGAGTTTACTTTCGATGATATTAAAATTACCGATAATGCTTTTAATACTAAAGGTGTTCTTGGCGGATTTATTAAACATAATAATTTTTCTGAGTGGGTATTAGGGTTAGATATTAAAACAGACCGTCTTTTAGTATTAAATACACCCTATGTAGAAGATGCGCTTTATTACGGAACAGGATATATAGGTGGCTCGGCTTCTATTAAAGGACCTACAGAAGAACTTTCTATTTCTGTAATTGGTGAAACCAAACCGGGAACTGTTTTTAAAATTCCGATGAATGATTCAGAATCGTTTGGAGACAATACATTTATTCATTTTTTAAGCCCAGAAGAAAAACAGGCAAAGTTAGAAGGGAAAGAACTATTTATTAAAGACATAAAAGGTTTAGAATTAGATTTCGACTTAGAAGTTAATAAGAATGCTGAAATTGAAATTGTTATGGACCGTGATTCTGGAAGTACCATTAAAGGTCGTGGAATTGGAGGTTTACTAATCGAAATTAATACCAATGGTAAATTTAATATTTACGGAGATTTCTCTGTATTTCAAGGTGTGTATAACTTTATGTATGGTGGAATCGTACAGAAAGAATTTACGGTAGAACCAGGAGGGACGTTAGCTTGGGATGGAGATCCGTTAGGAGCACGAATAGATCTTAAAGCCATTTATAAAACACAAGCAAATCCTTCTCCTTTATTAGATAACCCAATTAATAAGAGTATTCCGGTAAATGTTGAAATCGAATTAACCGAACAATTAGAAAAACCTGAAGTGAACTTTGGTTTCGAATTCCCGAATGTAAATTCAACGGTGAAATCTGAGTTAACATACAGATTAGAATCTAAAGAGGATCGCGACAACCAAGCCTTATACCTATTAACTACAGGGTCGTTTTCTAGTGGCTTAACAAGTTTAAACCCTTACGGAACATTAACCGAACGTTTAAACGGTATTGTAAACGGCTTATTTTCTGAAAGCGATAATAAGTTAAATATAGGGTTAAACTACGAATTGGGTGAAAACAATCCAGATTATCAAACAGACGATCGCTTTGGTGTAACGTTACAAACCAAGATTAGCGAACGTGTTATGATTAACGGAAATGTAGACGTACCTGTTGGAGGTGTAAGCCAAACAGTAATAGCAGGAGATATTGAAGTTAATTTCTTATTGAATGAAGAAGGGACGCTAACAGCAAATGTATTTAATAGAGAAAACAGTATACAAGATTTTGGTGATAAGGTAGGATACACTCAAGGAGTAGGAATTTCTTATAATATAGATTTCGATACTTTTAGAGAATTGATTCAGAAAATATTCTATGGTGAAATGAACAAATCAGAAGGTGAAAATTCTGAAAATGAAACACCAAAACCCACAGGCACACTTCCTGCATATATTATTATGAAAACAGATATTTCAGAGGAATAA
- a CDS encoding DUF4159 domain-containing protein: protein MKCFWVLGLFLVTTFVSAQDVAVLHYKGGGDWYSNPTSLPNLVKYCNTHINTRINTNVQTVETSSPDIFQFPFIHMTGHGNVFFDDTDKTNLKNYLISGGFLHIDDNYGLKPYITKALKDIFPEQDFVELPTTHDIFQKPNRFPEGLPKIHEHDGERPQAFALFYEGRMIVLFTFESDLGDGWEDPEVHNDPESVREKALKMGANIIFYVFNH, encoded by the coding sequence ATGAAGTGTTTTTGGGTTCTAGGCTTGTTTTTAGTAACCACTTTTGTTTCGGCTCAAGATGTTGCTGTATTGCATTATAAAGGTGGCGGCGATTGGTATAGTAACCCAACGTCTCTCCCTAATTTGGTTAAATACTGTAATACGCATATTAATACAAGAATAAATACAAACGTTCAAACCGTAGAAACATCAAGCCCAGATATATTTCAATTTCCCTTTATACACATGACAGGGCATGGAAATGTATTTTTTGACGATACAGATAAAACCAATTTAAAAAATTACTTAATTTCTGGCGGATTTCTTCATATCGATGATAATTACGGCTTAAAACCGTACATTACTAAGGCACTTAAAGACATCTTTCCAGAGCAAGATTTTGTAGAACTTCCAACAACACACGATATCTTTCAAAAACCAAATCGTTTTCCAGAAGGTTTACCAAAAATTCATGAACATGATGGAGAACGTCCACAAGCATTTGCTCTGTTTTACGAAGGCAGAATGATTGTGCTTTTTACGTTTGAAAGCGATTTAGGAGATGGCTGGGAAGACCCCGAAGTACATAACGACCCCGAATCGGTACGCGAAAAAGCACTTAAAATGGGTGCGAATATTATATTTTACGTTTTTAATCACTAA
- the tsaD gene encoding tRNA (adenosine(37)-N6)-threonylcarbamoyltransferase complex transferase subunit TsaD, with product MHSENIYILGIESSCDDTAASVMLNGKILSNVVASQKIHEEFGGVVPELASRAHQQNIVPVVHQALVKAGITKDQLQAVAFTRGPGLMGSLLVGTSFAKSLAYGLDIPLIDVNHMQGHILAHFIDEDGFNKPPFPFLAMTISGGHTQIVKVNNYFDMEVIGETIDDAVGEAYDKSGKILGLGYPAGPEIDKRAQLGNPKAFKFTKPKVTGLKFSFSGLKTAILYFIQKEVKANPNFIEENLNDICASIQYTIIGILIDKLKLASKETGIKHIAIGGGVSANSGIRKALKDGEQKFGWTTYVPKFEFTTDNAAMIAIVGYLKYLEHDFSETNITASARLKI from the coding sequence ATGCATTCAGAAAATATTTACATTTTAGGAATTGAGTCCTCTTGCGACGATACAGCTGCTTCGGTAATGCTGAACGGTAAAATATTAAGTAATGTTGTGGCTAGCCAAAAAATACATGAAGAATTTGGTGGTGTCGTTCCAGAACTTGCTTCTAGAGCTCACCAACAAAACATTGTTCCTGTTGTGCATCAGGCCTTGGTAAAAGCAGGCATTACTAAAGACCAATTACAAGCTGTAGCCTTTACACGCGGCCCTGGATTAATGGGGTCTCTTCTAGTTGGGACGTCTTTCGCTAAATCTTTAGCTTACGGATTAGATATTCCGTTAATAGATGTAAACCATATGCAAGGTCATATTTTAGCTCATTTTATAGATGAGGACGGCTTTAACAAACCGCCATTTCCATTTCTAGCGATGACAATTTCTGGCGGACATACGCAAATTGTTAAGGTGAATAATTACTTCGACATGGAAGTTATTGGAGAAACTATTGATGATGCTGTTGGAGAAGCTTACGATAAAAGCGGAAAAATTTTAGGTTTAGGCTATCCTGCGGGTCCTGAAATAGACAAACGCGCACAATTAGGAAATCCGAAAGCATTTAAATTTACCAAACCTAAAGTCACTGGTCTAAAGTTCAGTTTTTCTGGTTTAAAAACAGCTATTTTATACTTTATCCAAAAAGAAGTTAAAGCCAATCCTAATTTTATAGAAGAAAACTTAAACGATATCTGTGCATCAATTCAATATACTATTATAGGTATATTAATCGATAAGCTGAAACTTGCTAGTAAAGAAACAGGTATAAAACACATTGCAATTGGTGGTGGTGTTTCGGCAAATTCAGGCATAAGAAAGGCTTTAAAAGATGGCGAACAAAAATTTGGATGGACAACTTACGTCCCTAAATTTGAATTCACGACAGACAATGCCGCTATGATTGCAATAGTTGGCTATTTAAAATATTTAGAGCACGATTTTTCTGAAACAAACATTACAGCCTCTGCCCGATTAAAAATCTAG
- a CDS encoding 16S rRNA (uracil(1498)-N(3))-methyltransferase: MQLFYNPDITESTTQLAFSREESRHIVKVLRKSTGDKLFVTNGKGWLFTVELNLADIKNCLATIVDKQFQDARDYKIHLAVAPTKMNDRYEWFLEKATEIGIDSITPIICDHSERKVVKLERFEKILQAAMKQSLHYYLPVLNAPIPFKTFIDDLQHGDCFIAHCEETNKKSLKQCIKPKTELTILIGPEGDFSTKEIELALKNNFIPVTLGHTRLRTETAAIVACHTAALINE, encoded by the coding sequence ATGCAATTATTTTACAACCCCGATATTACAGAAAGCACCACGCAACTCGCATTTTCTAGAGAAGAAAGCAGACACATAGTAAAGGTACTAAGAAAAAGTACTGGTGATAAACTTTTTGTAACTAATGGTAAAGGGTGGTTGTTTACAGTTGAATTAAATTTAGCTGATATTAAAAATTGTTTAGCGACTATTGTCGATAAACAATTTCAAGATGCTCGAGATTATAAAATTCATCTTGCGGTTGCTCCAACTAAAATGAACGACCGTTACGAATGGTTTTTAGAGAAAGCTACCGAAATTGGTATAGATAGCATTACGCCTATTATTTGCGACCATAGTGAACGTAAGGTTGTAAAACTGGAGCGCTTCGAAAAAATATTACAGGCGGCTATGAAACAATCTTTACACTATTATCTTCCCGTTTTAAACGCTCCAATACCGTTTAAAACTTTTATTGATGACCTACAACATGGCGATTGTTTTATTGCGCATTGTGAAGAAACCAACAAAAAATCTTTAAAACAATGCATAAAACCTAAAACAGAATTGACCATTTTAATTGGTCCTGAAGGTGATTTTAGCACAAAAGAAATAGAATTAGCACTAAAAAACAACTTCATTCCTGTAACTTTGGGACACACCAGATTGCGTACAGAAACGGCTGCTATTGTAGCGTGCCATACTGCCGCATTAATAAACGAATAA